The DNA segment ACTTCCGTTAAGGAAAATCAAGTGAAAACAATCACTGGTGTGGTAATTATAAAACTCACTGTGTCCAATCTTCATGGTTTTTCATTCGCTGGTGCACGTGTAAAtgtatgttgttcaactgtgtATCAGAGAAGTGCATTAATGTATGGTACGTTTGCAGCTGGCCAAACACTGGTAACagacatatatatgtatcacatTGTATTTTAGCTACAGCTAAATTCAAAGAAACGGACTGCTGATTACATCTCTTATCTCAGTGAAACGATCGCCGTTTGCTCGTTCATTTCGTTTGGAATCACCAGGTGACTTCACCAAACAAGACGATATCATCTGCGTATAGtgagtcgataagtggacctctaGGAAAGAGATCAATGCCGGAGAATTCAATCGACGATGGTGTTATTTCCTTCAGTTGGTCTATGGCGAAGGTAAACAAAAatagagaaagtggacagccttcaCAGACACCATTTGatgttgcaaaatcagatgacagttcgccatatgCTCTGACTCCACTAGTACATATACCACTCTAATCCTTAGGAAATTGATCCATTCCACagaaaatcaaatgaaaatgtCTTTCAGGTCACTTGTGATTGCCATCGGTTGATATTCGCCTTGGTCTACTTCTGATTAGCTCTCCATATCAATATATCTCTTATTCATTAGAGTTATctaattatgaaaatatgtCACTAATTTTTTAtgtaattatattatattattatattatattatatatattatattattgtcacaagaatttgatcataggtgtctttgaaGCATTGATAGTATATCCTGGTACCATTGAGTGAGTAATCCAGTTGTTAGTAAACGGGTACTATGTAAGGGTgccaaatcaattgatgaattagTGAAACTTTATCAGTTGAGCTCACTGGGAACTGTGCTTTGTATGCcaaaccaccgactgcctcgaagtgggatgttttatggtgtaggattaggttggaagaaaactagaGGCGGCTAAACCAACACATGACAcgaattcatgaagtcactgacacgTTTActacacttataggatgggaatctcatggaccaaggatcatcaaacacttgtttaaaacaaagaaagagggtatttcaatgaacatcatccaatgctatgcgcctaccaacgactacaatgaagacgctaaagatcaattctacaataggctgcagtcaatcgtcgtgaagtgcccaacaaaggacctgactattctgatgggagatttcaacgccaaggttggaacggacaacactggatattaAGACataatgggacgacacggactgggagaaggaaacgaaaatggtgagagatttgcaaatctatgtgccttcaataagctggtcataggcggcaccatattcccacataaacgcatacacaaaacaaCATGGACTTCagcggatcactctacacaaaaccaaatcgaccatatttgcatcaacaaaacgttcaggaggactataaaggacgtgagaaccaagagaggagctgatatagcatcagaccatcacttgctggtcgtcaagatgaaattgaaactcaagaagcactggacaatggggcggacaatatcacaaaagttcaatacggcctttctccaggatacaaacaaactcaacaaattcaagatagtcctaagcaacaagttccaggtttttcatgatctactcaatggagaaggaactactgtggagagcaactggaaggggatcaaagaggcaatcacttcaacatgtcatgaggtcctgggtcacaagaagcaccaccacaaggaatggaacgctgttgatacactggataagattcaagaaagaaggaacaagaaggcagcgatcaataccagccgaacaagagcagaaaaagccgaagcacaagctgaatacacggaaataaacaaacaagtgaaaaggagcatcagaaccgacaaacgtaaatatgtggaagatttagcaacgacggcggaaaaggctgcaagagaaggaaacatgagacaattgtatgacacgacaaagaaactctctggaaatcgccgcaaaccagaacgaccagtgaaaaacaAGGAAGGCatggtaatcaccaacattgaagagcaacaaaacaggtgggtagaacacttcaaagaactcttgaatcgaccagctccactgaacccacccaacatcgatgcagcacccacggacctcccaatcaatgttggccgaccaacaattgaagaagtcagcatggccatcagacaaatcaagagtggcaaagcagcaggaccggacaacatcccagcagaggcacttaaagcagacgtagcggcaaatgcaaggatactccacattctcttcagcaaaatttgggatgaggaacaagtacaaggagactggaaagaaggactcctaataaaaataccgaagaaaggcgatctcagcaagtgtgataactacaggggcatcactcttctctcaataccgggaaaagtcttcaacagggtattgttaaacaggatgaaggactgtgtagacgcccaacttcgagaccaacaggcaggattccgtaaggatagatcgtgtacagaccaaatcgcaactctacggatcattgtggaacaatcaattgaatggaattcatcactctacatcaacttcattgactacgaaaaggcatttgatagcgtggacagaacaacactatggaaacttctttgacactacggcgtgcctcagaagatagtcaagaTAATACAGAACTCAtttgatggattacactgcaaaatcgtgcatggaggacagttaacaaagtcgttcgaagtgaagaccgttgttaggcaaggttgcttactctcaccctttctctttctccttgtgatcgactggatcatgaagacgtcaacgtctggagggaagcgcgggatacaatggacatctaagatgcagttggatgatctagacttcgcagatgatttggcccttctatcccaaacgcaacaacaggtgcaggagaagacgaacagtgtggcagcagtctcagcagcaatagttctcaatatacacaaagggaaaagcaagattctccgatacaatacagcacaacatgcaccaatccagtcacaattgacggagaagatttagaAGATGTGAAAAcgtttacgtatttgggcagcatcattgatgaacagggtggatctgatgcagatatgaaatcgcggatcggcaaagcaagagcagcatatttacaactgaggaacatctggaactcaaaacaactgtcaaccaacaccaaggtcaggattttcaatacaaatgtcaagacagttctactgtatggggcagaaacctagacaactacgaaatccatcatccagaaaatacaggtgtttatcaacaattgtctacgcaaaatacttcagatccattgaccggacactattagcaacaaccaactgtgggagagaacaaaccagatcccagcggaggaagaaatcaggaagaagcgctggaagtggataggacacacattgaggaaagcacccaactgcgtcacaagacaagccctcacatggaatcctgaaggtcaaaggaaaagaggtagaccaaagaacacattacgccgggaaatggagatagacatgggaaaaatggacaagaattggatggaactagaaaagacggcccaggacagagtgggttggagaatgctggtcggcggtctatgctccattgtgagtaacaggcgtaattaagcaagtaagtaagtaagtgagtaccGTCCTTGAATTAaaccctgtctattaattacagtctctcacattcacagctacttttggcttgatcttgtataaatgttattttctattttattgtgcgatgtggtctgtttggcttgtatataaacccactATGTTTGAATtatatgattcatatttcaAAGACAGATATTTGTGTTTTGGATTTAACATTCAGGGCTGGACAGGATGCAGAACCAATGTAGACTTTAAACTCCTCGTACGGGGTTTATGCTTTATTGGTCCGGtcaataaatcactgttctccaTTCGGCGTTATCATTAGGTTATATATACAGAAAGaggcacacaggccacaagttataacaggaGGCGGTTATGTTTTTGTTGATAACCATGAATAAAGAAGATACTTAAATTGAAATTCGCTTGTCGATTCCCTCTAATTATGATGAGTACTGACTGACCTAGGTATAATTTATCAAGAACTCAATTCACTTAGCTTAACAGACGTTTTATCATAAGTTTCAAATGTGGTTTCCTGTAgagattttatttttcaactctTCAAACTAGAATACACATACAAACCTTACATAAGAATGAGACCAGTAAATCATTGAGGAGTCATTAATGTACAATGATAAAAAGTTTCATATTAGGTAGGATATAATGATCAggatggggttgtggagattattaagttattgattgagatgatgaatcgattgatgttagattaccatggataacctagaagcactggatggccgtttcgtcctattgtgagtctcctcagcagtgtgaatATACGATCCCTCTCGCGGGatcaaaatttaacaatctcatcaacccctaaactgatgatatttattcgtttattgattatcattaatgaatataaaactCGAATGAATAATTTTCTCAATGAATCAATCTATATACACACACTACTATTCACGTTTCATATAAACAGTATTTTAGGTCCAGATGAAACACAATTGACTATGAAATCTTTACAAATTGAACAATCAAAACGTAACCATTTGTTATTGACTATCAATCAAAGAAAGGATCATTTATATCCAATGAAATTACATTATGATCAATTACGTGTTCAATTAATGAAAGAAAATGGTCATATTCaagtgaataatttaattattcctAAATCGTAAGTGATAACatttaaagaaacaaaacaaactcTTGATtgatttcacaggttgaaatcatgagtcgattgaagttagaccatcatggaaaacctggtagcactggacggttgtttcgacCTTGtctgggactcttcagcagtgtgcgtcCACAATCTCGCCTCCCGCACGAATTAGACTCAGGACCGTCCAGTGccaccaggttttccatagtggtctaacttcaattgactcatgatttcaaccagtgaaatttctaaaatctccacataacTCCTTCTCTATTTATTGTCAATGTTTCAGTTGATCAGTAATCTAATCTATTTGGTAATATCGATTCAAGTTTATTCATCAAAGAACATATTTTTGTATTGTGATATGTggtacttatatcgacataagtagtatataatgatagtCAAGAATAGAATGTCAGACAGCAaaatgttaagaagatcaaagaggaAATAACGGGAACAAAGAGCAATTAGTATGAAAGTGCAAGAACAATCAGGTTTAAAACGATTAagtgatatttacaaaaggaatATCGCGGTAGCTCCAAtcgcatttaccaatttacatgtacatGTCAAAGCACGTACATTGGAAGAATCGAGAGAAGATTACATGTTTGCATTTCTGAGGATGTTCCAAAGAAATTGAGGCTGAGAAGGACTGCGGCTCcaaacagtgcaatagctcgatGTTCACTTGACACCAGGCATATCATCG comes from the Schistosoma haematobium chromosome Unknown HiC_scaffold_532, whole genome shotgun sequence genome and includes:
- a CDS encoding uncharacterized protein (EggNog:ENOG410VY2K~COG:O), with amino-acid sequence MNNFLNESIYIHTLLFTFHINSILGPDETQLTMKSLQIEQSKRNHLLLTINQRKDHLYPMKLHYDQLRVQLMKENGHIQVNNLIIPKSIINQQTYRWNEFSNPTALNKSIQLRHIRHIHDHNNAMDNDNNNNVQSAENILYQINDNSAIDMITFNTDRRKSRMRYTF